cgacaaacctcacagaagaaagggagagaaaaaacacacctgtgacgagtgtgggatggagtttactctgaaggcttcactaaaacagcatcaggtcatccacactggagagagaccgttcagctgtgaacagtgtggaaagtctttttcctggaTGCGTtccctaaaaacacaccaactcatccacagtggagttaaagcgtacagctgtgatcagtgtggcagagcttttactcacagtagccgcttacagagtcatctagttacccactctggaattaaggcatacagctgtgatcagtgtggcagagcttttactcgcagtagccacttacagaggcatctagttacccactctggaattaagccatacagctgtgatcagtgtggcagagcttttactcgcagtagccacttacagaggcatctagttacccactctggaattaaggcatacagctgtgatcagtgtggcagagcttttactcacagtagcagcttacagagtcatctagttacccactctggaattaagccatacagctgtgatcagtgtggcagagcttttactcacagtagcagcttacagagtcatctagttacccactctggaattaagccatacagctgtgatcagtgtggcagagcttttactcgcagtagccacttacagagtcatctagttacccactctggaattaaggcatacagctgtgacgagtgtgggaagggttttactgagaaggcttcactaaaacatcatcaggtcatccacactggagagagaccgttcagctgtaacatgtgtggaaagtctttttccttgaagcgttccctaaaaagacaccaactcatccacagtggtgttaaagcgtacagctgtgatcagtgtggcagagcttttactcacagtagcagcttacagaagcatctagttacccactctggaattaaggcatacagctgtgacatctgtggaaaaactttcagccaaAGAGGGAACCGAAATGaacacctacgcattcacaccagacatgatgtgtactgctgtgaacagtgtggcaaatactttacaacagacgcacagttacaacaacacatgtttacccacactgaggagagaccttatcaatgtgacctgtgtgagaagacttttaaatctccacgTCACCTGAgacaacaccaacagatccacaccagaaagagactctacaagtgcagctactgtgaggtatgtatttatattgttatcttgtcattttagcctgactgtttggaacaactctgctcattaaactgtgttagcatgttagcaattctactgcatggaaaagcagctctgagtgattattcagattttcctttcagttatcattttagtattactgtagtattatggtggtagtattgtagttattgcagcccagtaaactgagtgtgttaactgaaacagtcaaatgtagttggacgtctgcagagatgctctttatttcaggcgacgttcaggatacaaatgttgaaggactgacttacactgtctttgtgtctttgtttagaagcagagcgacacagatggatccagttctcaaccctgtcatcaccgtggtggtgggaaagactttctttgtgacctctgtggaaaaacCTTCAGTCAGCAAAATACCCTAAAAGtacatcaacgtagacacactggagacaaactgaaatactgcaaagaatgtgggagaagcttcccCACATCAGGTGGATTAAAAACacatgaactgattcacagtggggttaaaaagcacctctgtgatcagtgtgggtcatccttcaccactgaaGGTGAACTTAAAAGacacaaacgagtccacacaggagagaaaccacacaagtgcagacactgtgagagaAGCTTCTCACATTCACATGGTCGTAACAGGCATGAACGTAcgcacatggaaggaaactacagctgtgaccagtgtgacaagagcttcaggaatctcagttcatactctgcacacaaacgatcccacgttactaataaactgtttcactgttaccaatgtgcccaaacattcacctcattgtctgctctgtgcaaacatcagcgcgatcactcagggctgaaatcactcccatcactggatcacagtgaatctgaagacacagaaagatcctctggtttctgtgtcggactcaaaaagcttgagatcaggctccacagagttcagatagaatcatttaaacttgtgttgaactgaactggttgctgggctgaacttctacataatacagatctacatgggatcttcttttctgttgttttactgagtcagttttgtccttttttctctgtcctggttttgctcgtctgtaaatgattgaaactcagtcaaatagttcattgttctccagcaaaacgttttggaaactcatgtttaacctttgaaactctgacatgttttagcacacaaggcttcatcggggagttcactcatgattggaccatgagaacaaaggattttagttctttcaaagagagtcttggagatgtttgatgtttctgtttttctgaaaccacctgaaagaaaaactatttttcttgctttatgtagtgtggaagtttttaatgtttcttcatctgtgatgttcttgaatgtgttcacgtgaagatggtacaaataaactgtcctttcagctttagctcctaatttattcattatttatggatGTAGCACAGCAGCCGTCTCTTGATTAACACATGGAGGGCTCGGGATCTGATGGTGTCGTCTCCCTAATTTGCCCACTCAGTAAATCTCACTCATGgccaagaaattgaaataaaccttgtttccctgctggatagtgatccactgtaactctgctcctccttcctgtttaggatttctgtggctgaagTAAAATTCCCTCTTTTaccaacccgttctcactcccgacgcGTAAAATAATGACGATTTGTCAC
This genomic stretch from Astatotilapia calliptera chromosome 12, fAstCal1.2, whole genome shotgun sequence harbors:
- the LOC113033088 gene encoding zinc finger protein 708-like produces the protein QHQVIHTGERPFSCEQCGKSFSWMRSLKTHQLIHSGVKAYSCDQCGRAFTHSSRLQSHLVTHSGIKAYSCDQCGRAFTRSSHLQRHLVTHSGIKPYSCDQCGRAFTRSSHLQRHLVTHSGIKAYSCDQCGRAFTHSSSLQSHLVTHSGIKPYSCDQCGRAFTHSSSLQSHLVTHSGIKPYSCDQCGRAFTRSSHLQSHLVTHSGIKAYSCDECGKGFTEKASLKHHQVIHTGERPFSCNMCGKSFSLKRSLKRHQLIHSGVKAYSCDQCGRAFTHSSSLQKHLVTHSGIKAYSCDICGKTFSQRGNRNEHLRIHTRHDVYCCEQCG